The following proteins come from a genomic window of Lachnoclostridium phytofermentans ISDg:
- the rpsB gene encoding 30S ribosomal protein S2: MSVISMKQLLEAGVHFGHQTRRWNPKMAEYIYTERNGIYIIDLQKSVGKVDEAYYAIKDVVANGGKVLFVGTKKQAQDSVKSEAERCGMYYVNERWLGGMLTNFKTIQSRIKRLKEIETMANDGTFEVLPKKEVIELKKEWEKLEKNLGGIKDMKEVPEAIFVVDPKKERICIQEAHNLGVKLIGIADTNCDPEELDHVIPGNDDAIRAVKLIVAKMADAVIEANQGVQLTDSTDVAEEATETVEA, encoded by the coding sequence ATGAGCGTTATTTCAATGAAACAATTACTTGAAGCAGGTGTTCACTTTGGTCACCAGACAAGAAGATGGAACCCTAAGATGGCAGAGTACATCTACACAGAAAGAAATGGTATCTACATCATCGACTTACAGAAATCTGTAGGTAAAGTAGACGAAGCTTACTATGCAATCAAAGATGTAGTAGCAAACGGTGGAAAGGTACTTTTCGTTGGTACTAAGAAGCAGGCACAGGATTCCGTTAAATCTGAAGCTGAGCGTTGTGGAATGTACTATGTAAACGAGAGATGGTTAGGTGGTATGCTCACTAACTTCAAGACTATCCAGTCCAGAATCAAGAGATTAAAAGAGATCGAGACAATGGCTAACGATGGTACATTCGAAGTTCTTCCTAAGAAGGAAGTTATCGAATTAAAGAAGGAATGGGAGAAACTTGAGAAGAACCTTGGTGGTATCAAGGATATGAAGGAAGTTCCAGAAGCAATCTTCGTTGTTGACCCTAAGAAAGAAAGAATCTGTATTCAAGAAGCACATAATCTTGGTGTTAAGCTAATCGGTATTGCTGATACTAACTGTGATCCAGAAGAACTTGATCATGTAATCCCAGGTAATGACGATGCAATCAGAGCCGTTAAATTAATCGTAGCTAAGATGGCAGACGCTGTTATTGAAGCAAACCAGGGCGTACAGTTAACAGATTCTACAGATGTAGCTGAAGAAGCAACTGAGACTGTAGAGGCATAA
- a CDS encoding DUF6115 domain-containing protein yields MSTPQIILLIVGLAFIFLSFLLVERPKAGKGQSSSLGDNLNYELSEEEKNKIRRQVQAVIEQEMSDRIFDAEDKLNQLSNEKIMAVNEFSTGVLEKIEINNSEVVFLFQMLNEKEEELKSTFSKMETVRKDVKELLDKLSILMAERDKITTVTTNSEEHFESAEEKLKALEEAESMDFVHMEKSAKKSERTDTNLLVKKHKDEIINLYKKQYSIRDISKQLGLGQGEVKLVLDLYAN; encoded by the coding sequence ATGAGTACACCACAAATAATATTACTGATTGTCGGATTGGCTTTTATTTTTCTAAGTTTCTTACTTGTCGAACGACCAAAAGCAGGAAAAGGACAGTCTTCTAGTCTCGGTGATAATTTAAATTATGAACTAAGTGAAGAAGAGAAGAATAAAATAAGAAGACAGGTGCAAGCAGTAATCGAACAAGAAATGAGCGATCGCATCTTCGATGCTGAAGATAAGTTAAATCAGTTATCGAATGAAAAAATTATGGCGGTTAATGAGTTTTCTACAGGGGTTCTTGAAAAGATAGAAATAAACAATAGTGAAGTTGTCTTCTTATTTCAGATGCTAAATGAGAAAGAAGAAGAACTGAAATCAACATTCTCAAAGATGGAAACAGTACGTAAGGATGTTAAGGAATTGCTTGATAAACTCTCAATACTCATGGCTGAAAGGGATAAGATAACCACAGTAACTACGAATAGTGAGGAACACTTTGAGAGCGCAGAAGAGAAACTGAAAGCTCTTGAGGAAGCAGAATCAATGGATTTTGTCCATATGGAAAAGAGCGCAAAGAAGTCTGAAAGGACAGATACTAACCTCTTAGTTAAAAAGCACAAGGATGAAATTATTAATCTCTATAAGAAGCAATATTCCATCCGTGATATATCGAAACAGTTAGGATTAGGACAAGGGGAAGTGAAACTTGTACTAGATTTGTATGCAAACTAA
- a CDS encoding DUF342 domain-containing protein: protein MANDNAIFQLISNNDGTYLQLIPAKGLGKTFLFNELDEYLTKRRIDYDKVVVNDALLRLTETKIVKLNNTVRMPEGEGVKVTISDDRMEAVARFYPPSPNGNVMNFTEIINDLVKAGVKYGVVEENVKSFLKERNYLEDIVLARGTEPVQGKNAIITYFFNTDLTRKPKENEDGTVDFHQLDTISRVNKGGLLAKLEPAIQGRPGISVVGAAIQPDRVEHKILRAGSKTKLSEDGCSLYSLVDGHALLIGEKVNVSDSYEIKGDVDASTGDIEYDGNVTIRGSVRTGYKVIANGDIIVNGVVEGALLQAGGQIILKRGIQGMNKGTLIASGNIVSKFIENAEVRTGGYLTSETLLHSRVSARGDVIVGGKKGLITGGEIRSGTMIHAKTAGSTMGTNTLLEVGVDPTIIEEYRRIEKELPNMNKELEQLTQNLLLYLKKFKGGENLPADKKLMIKAMSVNKDALEKNKAEAIARMEELQSFMDDNESGCIRISDTIYPGCKVVISNVVYYVRNETVHCSLVRDRADIKVGPY from the coding sequence ATGGCGAATGATAATGCAATATTTCAACTGATATCGAATAACGATGGCACTTACCTTCAGTTAATTCCAGCGAAGGGATTAGGAAAAACTTTTTTATTCAACGAATTGGATGAGTATTTAACAAAGCGTAGAATAGATTATGACAAGGTAGTGGTGAATGATGCTTTACTTAGGTTAACGGAAACTAAGATCGTAAAGCTTAATAATACTGTTCGAATGCCAGAAGGTGAAGGAGTCAAGGTAACAATTTCAGATGACCGTATGGAGGCTGTTGCAAGATTTTATCCGCCATCTCCAAATGGAAATGTTATGAATTTCACGGAAATAATTAATGACCTCGTAAAAGCAGGAGTAAAATATGGGGTTGTTGAAGAGAATGTAAAATCATTCTTAAAAGAAAGAAATTATTTAGAGGATATTGTATTAGCACGTGGTACTGAACCAGTTCAAGGAAAAAATGCGATCATAACTTACTTTTTTAATACAGATTTAACAAGAAAACCGAAAGAGAATGAAGATGGTACGGTTGATTTTCACCAGCTAGATACCATTAGTAGAGTAAACAAAGGAGGATTGTTAGCAAAATTAGAGCCAGCGATCCAAGGGAGACCAGGAATTAGTGTAGTAGGAGCTGCAATCCAACCGGATAGAGTAGAACATAAAATATTAAGGGCAGGATCAAAGACAAAATTGTCCGAAGATGGATGTTCCTTATACTCTTTGGTAGATGGACATGCATTATTAATTGGTGAAAAAGTAAACGTATCAGATTCTTATGAAATAAAAGGGGACGTTGATGCTTCTACTGGTGATATTGAATACGATGGTAATGTTACTATCAGAGGCAGTGTACGTACAGGTTATAAAGTAATTGCCAACGGGGATATCATTGTTAATGGTGTAGTAGAAGGTGCATTATTACAGGCAGGCGGCCAAATTATATTAAAACGCGGCATTCAAGGGATGAACAAAGGAACCCTTATCGCATCGGGTAATATAGTCAGTAAATTTATTGAGAATGCAGAGGTTCGTACCGGTGGCTATTTAACTTCAGAAACGTTGTTACACAGTCGCGTTTCTGCAAGAGGTGATGTAATTGTTGGTGGCAAGAAAGGGTTAATCACAGGAGGTGAAATCCGTTCTGGTACAATGATTCATGCCAAAACAGCTGGTTCCACGATGGGAACGAATACTTTACTTGAGGTTGGAGTAGATCCTACCATAATTGAAGAGTATCGTCGTATTGAAAAAGAGCTGCCGAATATGAATAAGGAATTGGAACAACTTACTCAGAACCTATTATTATATCTAAAGAAATTTAAAGGTGGAGAAAATTTACCAGCAGATAAGAAATTAATGATTAAAGCAATGTCGGTAAATAAGGATGCACTTGAGAAAAATAAAGCGGAAGCGATTGCACGTATGGAAGAGCTTCAGTCATTTATGGATGATAATGAGAGTGGTTGTATTAGGATAAGCGATACGATATATCCTGGATGTAAGGTAGTAATCTCAAATGTGGTATATTATGTTCGTAATGAAACTGTTCATTGCAGTTTGGTACGAGATCGTGCCGATATTAAGGTAGGTCCATACTAA
- a CDS encoding FliA/WhiG family RNA polymerase sigma factor yields MSAETKQKLWGEYGKKRTPDIREKIIIEYANLVKIVAGRLSIYLGYNVEYDDLVGYGTFGLIDAIDKFDCEKGAKFETYASLRIRGAILDQIRKMDWIPRTLRQKQKRLDAAYQKLETMYGRQATDEEVAKELEITTEELETWQNQTKISNLVSLDEYMEQGEVKVESIASEDYAQPEKVMEKQELKAMLVKALEYLTEKEKKVIVLYYYEDLTLKEISAVLEVSESRISQLHTKALQKMRQKLGNNLNIFMGQ; encoded by the coding sequence ATGAGTGCTGAAACAAAGCAAAAATTATGGGGTGAATACGGTAAGAAGAGAACTCCTGACATCAGAGAAAAAATCATAATTGAGTATGCGAATCTAGTAAAGATTGTAGCAGGAAGACTCAGCATTTATTTAGGATATAATGTGGAATATGACGATTTGGTTGGTTATGGAACCTTCGGTTTAATCGATGCTATAGATAAATTTGACTGTGAAAAGGGAGCCAAATTCGAAACTTATGCATCTCTTCGTATCCGTGGAGCAATCTTAGATCAAATCCGTAAGATGGATTGGATTCCAAGAACATTAAGACAGAAACAAAAACGGTTAGATGCGGCATATCAGAAATTGGAAACTATGTATGGCCGACAAGCAACGGATGAAGAAGTGGCAAAAGAGCTTGAAATTACTACAGAAGAGCTAGAAACTTGGCAGAATCAAACGAAGATATCGAACCTAGTATCCTTAGATGAATATATGGAACAAGGGGAAGTTAAGGTAGAAAGTATTGCCAGTGAAGATTATGCTCAACCAGAGAAGGTAATGGAAAAGCAAGAATTAAAAGCAATGTTAGTGAAGGCATTAGAGTATCTGACAGAAAAAGAAAAGAAAGTTATTGTCCTTTATTATTATGAGGACTTAACATTAAAAGAAATCAGTGCAGTACTGGAAGTGTCTGAATCTAGAATATCACAGCTGCATACTAAGGCATTACAAAAGATGAGACAAAAGTTAGGTAATAACTTAAATATATTTATGGGGCAGTAA
- a CDS encoding chemotaxis protein CheD, which translates to MGEMIKVGMADMNVCKPPDSITTLGLGSCVGIVLYDPGKKVSGMVHVMLPDSTKIKNNENIAKFADTGIDELVRRLLVLGATRSSLVAKIAGGAQMFAFSSNNDMLRVGERNVEATKEKLNSLRIPILAQDTGLNYGRTIEFNPESSELLIKSVGKPQKKI; encoded by the coding sequence ATGGGGGAAATGATAAAAGTTGGTATGGCAGACATGAATGTTTGTAAACCTCCAGATAGTATAACGACGTTAGGTCTTGGATCTTGTGTTGGAATTGTATTATATGATCCAGGGAAAAAAGTATCTGGTATGGTACATGTTATGTTGCCTGATAGTACCAAAATAAAAAACAATGAGAACATAGCAAAATTTGCAGATACCGGTATTGATGAATTAGTACGACGTCTGTTAGTACTTGGAGCTACTCGTTCTTCATTGGTTGCGAAAATTGCCGGCGGAGCACAGATGTTTGCTTTTAGTAGTAACAATGATATGCTTCGAGTTGGTGAGCGCAATGTAGAAGCTACAAAAGAAAAATTAAATTCATTAAGGATTCCAATTCTTGCTCAAGATACCGGTCTAAATTACGGTAGAACCATTGAATTTAATCCAGAATCCAGTGAATTACTAATTAAGTCTGTTGGGAAGCCTCAAAAAAAAATCTAA